A genomic region of Bosea sp. 124 contains the following coding sequences:
- a CDS encoding amidase yields the protein MLRTVQGCAEDLATGAVTSRSLVEECLAKIADPAGEGARAFISVSGEAARASADAQDALRRAGRAASPYAGIPIAVKDLYDVAGERSMAGSRALADATPAQAHAPTIARMLAAGFVPVGRTNMTEFAYSGIGANPHYGTPLSPWDRSSARIPGGSSSGSAVAVADGMAVVALGSDTGGSCRIPAALCGIVGYKPTASRVPLGGVVPLSASLDSLGPLGASVSCCAIVDAILAGEEPVLPVSRPLAGLRLAIPREIMRDGMDATVTATFERAVATLKAQGALIVEVSFQPLLDIGPAMSRGGFTGPESFDWHRDLLARKGDLYDPRVRSRIEPGADMTAADYVALSAARRRIIAAMDALTAPYDALLMPTCPIVAPRIAELAEDAEYFRLNALLLRNPSTGNFLDRCSISLPCNAPGAAPVGLMLMGETSGDKALFAIAACIEAALAR from the coding sequence ATGCTGCGAACCGTGCAAGGCTGCGCCGAGGACCTCGCGACGGGAGCGGTGACCTCGCGCAGCCTGGTCGAGGAATGCCTGGCGAAGATCGCCGACCCCGCCGGTGAAGGGGCTCGCGCCTTCATCTCGGTCTCGGGCGAAGCCGCCCGCGCTTCGGCCGATGCCCAGGACGCCCTGCGCCGGGCCGGCCGCGCGGCCTCCCCCTATGCCGGCATCCCCATCGCGGTGAAGGATCTCTACGACGTCGCCGGAGAACGCAGCATGGCGGGCTCGCGCGCCCTTGCCGATGCTACTCCGGCGCAGGCCCATGCGCCCACGATCGCGCGCATGCTGGCCGCCGGCTTCGTGCCCGTAGGCCGCACCAACATGACCGAATTCGCCTATTCCGGCATCGGCGCCAACCCGCATTACGGCACGCCGCTCAGCCCTTGGGACCGCTCCTCAGCCCGCATCCCCGGCGGCTCGTCCTCCGGCTCTGCCGTCGCGGTCGCAGACGGCATGGCGGTGGTCGCGCTCGGCAGCGACACTGGCGGTTCCTGCCGCATCCCGGCGGCGCTCTGCGGGATCGTCGGCTACAAGCCGACGGCCAGCCGCGTGCCGCTGGGCGGCGTCGTGCCGCTCTCGGCCAGCCTCGATTCGCTCGGGCCACTCGGCGCCAGCGTCTCCTGCTGTGCCATCGTCGATGCGATTCTGGCCGGCGAGGAGCCCGTCTTGCCGGTGTCGCGCCCGCTCGCCGGCCTCAGGCTCGCCATCCCGCGCGAGATCATGCGCGACGGCATGGACGCGACCGTCACCGCCACCTTCGAGCGTGCGGTCGCGACGTTGAAGGCGCAAGGCGCGCTGATCGTCGAAGTCTCGTTCCAGCCCCTGCTCGACATCGGGCCCGCCATGAGCCGGGGTGGCTTCACCGGCCCGGAATCCTTCGACTGGCACCGTGACCTGCTGGCGCGGAAGGGCGATCTCTACGATCCGCGCGTGCGCAGCCGCATCGAGCCGGGCGCCGACATGACCGCCGCCGACTATGTCGCGCTGAGCGCGGCGCGTCGGCGCATCATCGCGGCCATGGACGCGCTGACCGCCCCGTATGACGCCCTGCTCATGCCGACCTGCCCGATCGTGGCCCCCCGCATTGCCGAACTCGCCGAGGATGCCGAATATTTCCGGCTGAACGCGCTGCTGTTGCGCAATCCGAGCACGGGCAATTTCCTCGACCGCTGCTCGATCAGCCTGCCGTGCAACGCGCCCGGCGCGGCTCCGGTCGGTTTGATGCTGATGGGCGAGACCAGCGGCGACAAGGCGCTGTTCGCGATCGCGGCCTGCATCGAGGCCGCTTTGGCCCGATGA
- a CDS encoding FAD-binding oxidoreductase, with translation MSPPVTRIRSDETLPQSADVVVIGGGVAGITAAYHLAKKGHSVAVVEKGYVAGEQSSRNWGWCRQQNRDLRELPLAQRAVEMWNGLNEELGADTGFRRTGLVYVTTKQADLDAWSNWIDKAREMQMHSRVLSAAEAKAMSPGSTENWIGGVHSPTDGKAEPALAVPAFAEAARRLGVTIHQDCAARGLETSAGRVSAVVTEKGTIRTSAVLVAGGVWTSMFCRHHGIDMPLAGVQSTSFFTAPAPEITVGGISTPDVTFRRRLDGGYTIGISGRGLLRLSPQGMMYAKPFWRTFKKRHRLLTIRADKTFFAGPEALMRWSNDSISPFERMRTYDPPPQEKLISFAMKRIGEIYPQLADVKIVHKYGGLIDFTPDWVPVISDIDKLPGLYVSAGFSGHGFGIGPAAGRLAADLVAGDAPIVDPHPFRYSRLVDGTDLGEPGLM, from the coding sequence ATGTCGCCCCCGGTCACCCGTATCCGCAGCGACGAGACGCTGCCGCAATCCGCCGATGTCGTCGTCATCGGTGGCGGCGTCGCCGGCATCACCGCCGCCTACCATCTCGCCAAGAAGGGCCATTCCGTGGCCGTGGTCGAAAAGGGCTATGTCGCGGGCGAGCAATCGAGCCGGAACTGGGGCTGGTGCCGCCAGCAGAACCGTGATCTGCGCGAATTGCCGCTTGCCCAGCGCGCTGTCGAGATGTGGAACGGGCTCAACGAGGAGTTGGGCGCCGACACCGGCTTCCGCCGCACCGGCCTGGTCTATGTCACGACCAAGCAGGCGGACCTCGATGCCTGGTCGAACTGGATCGACAAGGCGCGCGAGATGCAGATGCACAGCCGCGTGCTCTCGGCCGCCGAGGCCAAGGCGATGTCGCCGGGCTCGACCGAGAACTGGATCGGCGGCGTGCATTCGCCGACGGACGGCAAGGCGGAGCCGGCGCTGGCGGTCCCTGCCTTTGCCGAGGCGGCCCGCAGGCTCGGCGTGACGATCCATCAGGATTGCGCGGCACGCGGGCTCGAAACCTCGGCGGGGCGGGTTTCGGCAGTCGTCACCGAGAAAGGCACGATCAGGACGAGCGCGGTGCTCGTTGCCGGCGGCGTCTGGACCTCGATGTTCTGCCGCCATCACGGCATCGACATGCCGCTGGCTGGTGTGCAGTCGACATCATTCTTCACCGCGCCAGCGCCCGAGATCACGGTCGGCGGCATCTCGACGCCCGACGTCACCTTTCGGCGGCGCCTCGACGGCGGCTATACGATCGGCATCAGCGGGCGCGGCCTGCTCCGCCTCAGCCCGCAGGGCATGATGTATGCGAAGCCGTTCTGGCGCACCTTCAAGAAGCGCCACAGGCTGCTGACCATCCGCGCCGACAAGACCTTCTTCGCCGGCCCCGAGGCCCTGATGCGCTGGAGCAACGACAGCATCTCGCCCTTCGAGCGCATGCGCACCTATGATCCGCCGCCGCAGGAGAAGCTGATCAGCTTCGCAATGAAGCGCATCGGCGAGATCTATCCGCAGCTCGCCGATGTGAAGATCGTGCACAAATATGGCGGCCTGATCGACTTCACCCCGGACTGGGTGCCGGTGATCTCCGACATCGACAAGCTGCCCGGCCTCTACGTCTCCGCCGGCTTCTCGGGCCATGGCTTCGGCATCGGCCCGGCCGCCGGCCGGCTCGCGGCCGACCTTGTCGCGGGCGACGCGCCGATCGTCGATCCTCACCCCTTCCGCTACAGCCGCTTGGTCGACGGCACCGACCTCGGCGAACCCGGCCTGATGTGA
- a CDS encoding ABC transporter permease: MSSFLLQRLMQALLLLLIVSMIGFAILHLAPGGPMSQFAAGGDMTQADLDRIAEQLGLNRPLPVQYAEWLWRMLSGDWGNSYRDQQPVLHIIAGHLGPTLELMLTSTLLAMLLGAWIGIIGAVNRYSLFDGIATIGTMIALSIPTFWFGLVVIYVFSVGLGWLPSGNRFTIGDGSFLNRLHHLIGPCIVLALVSTAVWSRYMRSSMLDVINQDFVRTARAKGVPERRILMTHVLRNALLPMITITGLHVPSLLSGALVTETVFTWPGMGRLFLDSISYRDYPVVMGILMFTAVMVLLGSLLADLLYGVADPRIARSGR, encoded by the coding sequence ATGAGCTCCTTTCTCCTGCAAAGGCTGATGCAGGCCTTGCTGCTGCTGCTCATCGTTTCGATGATCGGCTTCGCAATCCTTCATCTGGCGCCCGGCGGGCCGATGTCGCAATTCGCGGCCGGCGGCGACATGACCCAGGCCGATCTCGACCGCATCGCGGAACAGCTCGGCCTGAACCGGCCGCTGCCCGTCCAGTATGCCGAATGGCTCTGGCGAATGCTGAGCGGCGACTGGGGCAATTCCTATCGCGACCAGCAGCCGGTTCTGCACATCATCGCCGGCCATCTCGGGCCGACGCTGGAACTGATGCTGACCTCGACGCTGCTCGCCATGCTGCTCGGCGCCTGGATCGGCATCATCGGGGCGGTGAACCGCTATTCGCTGTTCGACGGGATCGCGACGATCGGCACCATGATCGCGCTCTCGATCCCGACCTTCTGGTTCGGGCTCGTGGTGATCTATGTCTTTTCAGTCGGGCTCGGCTGGCTGCCTTCGGGCAACCGCTTCACCATCGGTGACGGTTCCTTCCTGAACCGGCTGCACCATCTGATCGGGCCCTGCATCGTGCTGGCGTTGGTCTCGACAGCGGTCTGGAGCCGCTACATGCGCTCCTCGATGCTCGACGTGATCAACCAGGATTTCGTCCGCACCGCCCGCGCCAAGGGCGTGCCGGAGCGGCGCATTCTGATGACGCATGTGCTGCGCAACGCGCTCCTGCCGATGATCACCATCACCGGGCTGCATGTGCCCTCGCTGCTCTCGGGGGCGCTCGTCACCGAGACGGTGTTCACTTGGCCCGGCATGGGCCGGCTTTTCCTCGATTCGATCAGCTATCGCGACTACCCCGTCGTGATGGGCATCCTGATGTTCACCGCCGTGATGGTGCTGCTCGGCAGCCTGCTTGCGGACCTGCTCTATGGCGTCGCCGACCCACGCATCGCCAGGAGTGGCCGATGA
- a CDS encoding ABC transporter permease, whose product MSLDPTVDAVPVREDGFWNGRAMRRFRRHKLAVFGAIVIVLMTLACAIGPLLLPYSDTFIDIRQRFAPPFGGPHVLGTDPLGRDILARLLMAGRISLSVGFCAMVLSMGIGIMVGLAAGFYEGVIGAALMRFVDAMLCFPSIFLLLAISALISPSVPSIVMLIAMTSWMEVARVVEAQIRSLRTREFAQAAVAMGSSNLRIMMRELLPNAIAPIVVAATLNVAHAILAESYISFLGYGIQPPTPSWGNMLENAQSYLTSAPWLAIIPGAAITLAVTSFNFVGDGLRDALDPRMDLP is encoded by the coding sequence ATGAGCCTCGATCCGACCGTCGACGCCGTGCCGGTTCGCGAGGATGGCTTCTGGAACGGGCGCGCGATGCGCCGTTTCCGGCGGCACAAGCTCGCGGTCTTCGGTGCGATCGTGATCGTGCTGATGACGCTGGCCTGTGCCATCGGGCCGCTGCTTCTGCCCTATAGCGACACCTTCATCGACATCCGCCAGCGCTTCGCGCCCCCCTTCGGTGGACCCCATGTCCTTGGCACGGACCCGCTTGGGCGCGACATCCTTGCGCGGCTTTTGATGGCCGGCCGGATTTCGCTCTCGGTCGGCTTCTGCGCGATGGTGCTGTCGATGGGCATCGGCATCATGGTCGGGCTCGCAGCCGGCTTCTACGAGGGCGTGATCGGGGCGGCGCTGATGCGCTTCGTCGATGCGATGCTGTGCTTTCCCTCGATCTTCCTCCTGCTGGCGATCTCGGCGCTGATCTCGCCCTCGGTGCCCTCGATCGTGATGCTGATCGCGATGACCTCCTGGATGGAGGTGGCCCGTGTCGTTGAGGCGCAGATTCGCTCGCTCAGGACGCGCGAGTTCGCGCAGGCCGCCGTCGCAATGGGGTCGAGCAACCTGCGCATCATGATGCGCGAGCTTTTGCCCAACGCGATCGCGCCCATCGTGGTCGCAGCCACGCTCAATGTCGCTCATGCGATCCTGGCCGAAAGCTACATCTCCTTCCTCGGTTACGGCATCCAGCCGCCGACGCCGAGCTGGGGCAACATGCTGGAGAACGCGCAAAGTTATCTCACCAGCGCACCCTGGCTCGCGATCATCCCAGGCGCGGCGATCACGCTGGCGGTGACGAGCTTCAACTTCGTCGGCGACGGGCTGCGCGATGCGCTCGACCCGCGCATGGACCTGCCGTGA
- a CDS encoding MOSC domain-containing protein, whose amino-acid sequence MTEPAVTGSVSALWRYPVSSMGGERLGRAPITGAGLEGDRIWGLLDADNERIASPGREKHFIQVPRGHARFTGDGVAISADGLHWARPDDAAALAALSNLFGFMPVLKPFVPFGGEGFRPRYEHAPIHLITTAGMRSLERDMPGSVIDERRFRPNIVVDWPDGPEAMPEQGWIGREIRIGEVVLRGREPCGRCGFITLEQDGLPLDVELLRTVVKRYGRHFGIYCDVLSAGEIRSGDAVGVAG is encoded by the coding sequence GTGACCGAGCCTGCCGTGACGGGTTCCGTTTCGGCGCTCTGGCGCTATCCGGTCAGCTCGATGGGTGGCGAGCGGCTGGGGCGGGCGCCGATCACGGGCGCCGGCTTGGAAGGCGACCGGATCTGGGGCCTGCTCGATGCGGACAATGAGCGCATCGCCTCGCCCGGGCGCGAGAAGCACTTCATCCAGGTCCCGAGGGGCCATGCCCGGTTCACCGGCGACGGCGTCGCAATTTCGGCGGACGGCTTACATTGGGCTCGGCCGGACGACGCGGCTGCGCTGGCGGCGCTGTCGAATCTCTTCGGCTTCATGCCGGTGCTGAAACCCTTCGTGCCGTTCGGCGGCGAGGGCTTCCGGCCGCGTTACGAGCATGCGCCGATCCATCTCATCACCACGGCGGGGATGCGCAGTCTGGAACGCGACATGCCGGGCAGCGTCATCGACGAACGCCGCTTTCGCCCCAATATCGTCGTCGACTGGCCCGACGGGCCGGAGGCGATGCCGGAGCAGGGCTGGATCGGCCGTGAGATCCGGATCGGCGAGGTGGTGCTGCGAGGCCGAGAACCCTGCGGCCGCTGCGGCTTCATCACGCTCGAGCAGGACGGCCTGCCGCTCGACGTCGAATTACTGCGGACGGTGGTGAAGCGCTACGGGCGCCATTTCGGCATCTATTGCGACGTGCTGTCGGCCGGCGAGATCAGGTCAGGCGACGCGGTCGGCGTCGCCGGCTGA
- a CDS encoding hydantoinase B/oxoprolinase family protein, whose translation MVGKVTLQVLANHCRAAAESMAYTLYRTAHSTFVKETEDFTVMVMDRTGRVVAVPMDLGATWYPGMNYNRAIDLVEEYRPGDIAFTNDPYSGYLATHAPDTHLWKPIFHEGEIVCFVGGHVHNTDMGGAVPASLSRSLTEIHQEGIRFPPMTLMRDGAFDEKVLAIMSMNVRKPHLNMGDLKALAGALNTGERKILAMVKKFGAKGFMDGLDGLMDYAEHQAREILRSMPDGEYVFADYADEDGVDGNPCRLKLTLTIKGDEAILDFTGSDPQLGSSLNVPTGSDPRHTLLLVGVYYVLYTLNPQLLLNSGLTRPFTCIAPEGTVLNPSFPAAVGMRSLTCARLRSLIFGAFSLAIPERMPAAPAGSSSIVNVMTTDERTHRSVIAAINPVVGGGGGMPHRDGPNGSGADAAYLKNTPIEITETEVPIQFVRYGLLPDSGGAGRWRGGLATVMEFKVFAPNSRITVRNRDRSHFRPWGTLGGLSAETSNFIINPGAANERVLGNIDIAIAEPGDIIHIHSPGGGGRDSPLDREPERVLLDVERGYVGVEKAASLYGVVIREGAVNEVATQARRAALKARAHDTHFHFGPERDAFESVWHVRNYDALTRLLAALPVHWRFFVKTKVFAAIRDTANEGDVPTAFAAVRRDYPQVPEILQAAE comes from the coding sequence ATGGTCGGCAAGGTCACATTGCAGGTTCTGGCGAACCATTGCCGGGCCGCGGCCGAGAGCATGGCCTACACGCTCTACCGCACGGCGCACTCGACCTTCGTCAAGGAGACCGAGGACTTCACTGTGATGGTGATGGACAGGACCGGCCGTGTCGTCGCTGTGCCGATGGATCTGGGCGCGACCTGGTATCCAGGCATGAACTACAATCGCGCCATCGACCTCGTCGAGGAGTATAGGCCGGGCGACATCGCCTTCACCAACGACCCCTATAGCGGTTATCTCGCGACCCACGCGCCCGACACGCATCTGTGGAAGCCAATCTTCCACGAGGGCGAGATCGTCTGCTTCGTCGGCGGCCACGTCCACAACACCGACATGGGCGGCGCCGTGCCCGCCAGCCTGTCGCGCTCGCTGACCGAGATCCATCAGGAGGGCATCCGCTTCCCGCCGATGACACTGATGCGCGACGGCGCCTTCGACGAGAAGGTGCTGGCGATCATGTCGATGAACGTCCGCAAGCCTCATCTCAACATGGGCGACCTCAAGGCGCTGGCCGGCGCGCTCAACACCGGCGAACGCAAGATTCTGGCGATGGTCAAAAAGTTCGGCGCCAAGGGCTTCATGGACGGCCTCGACGGCCTGATGGACTATGCTGAGCATCAGGCCCGCGAGATCCTGCGCTCGATGCCCGACGGCGAATACGTCTTCGCCGACTATGCCGACGAAGACGGGGTCGACGGCAATCCCTGCCGCCTCAAGCTGACGCTGACGATCAAGGGCGACGAGGCGATCCTCGATTTCACCGGCTCCGACCCGCAGCTCGGTTCCTCGCTCAACGTGCCGACCGGCTCCGACCCGCGCCACACGCTGCTGCTCGTCGGCGTCTATTATGTCCTCTACACGCTGAACCCCCAGCTTCTGCTGAACTCCGGCCTGACCCGGCCTTTCACCTGCATCGCGCCGGAAGGCACGGTGCTGAACCCGTCCTTCCCGGCCGCAGTCGGGATGCGCAGCCTGACCTGCGCAAGGCTGCGCAGCCTGATCTTCGGAGCCTTCAGCCTCGCGATCCCCGAGCGCATGCCCGCAGCGCCTGCCGGCTCCAGCTCGATCGTCAATGTGATGACGACCGACGAGCGCACCCATCGCAGCGTCATCGCAGCGATCAACCCTGTGGTCGGCGGCGGCGGCGGCATGCCGCATCGCGACGGCCCCAACGGCTCCGGCGCCGATGCGGCCTACCTCAAGAATACACCGATCGAAATCACCGAGACCGAGGTGCCGATCCAGTTCGTGCGCTACGGGCTCCTGCCGGACTCCGGTGGCGCCGGGCGCTGGCGCGGCGGGCTCGCCACCGTGATGGAGTTCAAGGTCTTCGCGCCGAACTCGCGCATCACAGTGCGCAACCGGGACCGCTCGCATTTCCGGCCCTGGGGCACGCTTGGCGGGCTTTCGGCCGAGACCTCGAACTTCATCATCAATCCGGGCGCCGCCAACGAACGGGTGCTGGGCAACATCGACATCGCCATCGCCGAGCCCGGCGACATCATCCACATCCATTCGCCGGGCGGCGGCGGCCGCGATTCGCCACTTGATCGCGAGCCGGAGCGCGTGCTGCTCGATGTCGAGCGCGGCTATGTCGGCGTAGAGAAGGCGGCCTCGCTTTATGGTGTCGTCATCCGCGAGGGCGCCGTCAACGAAGTCGCGACCCAGGCGCGCAGGGCCGCGCTGAAGGCGCGCGCTCATGACACGCATTTTCATTTCGGTCCCGAGCGCGACGCCTTTGAGAGCGTCTGGCATGTGCGCAACTACGACGCGCTGACGCGTCTGCTCGCGGCTCTGCCGGTCCATTGGCGCTTTTTCGTCAAGACCAAGGTCTTCGCCGCGATCCGCGACACAGCCAACGAAGGCGATGTCCCAACCGCCTTCGCAGCGGTCCGGCGCGACTATCCGCAGGTCCCGGAGATCTTGCAGGCGGCGGAGTAG